Proteins from a genomic interval of Diospyros lotus cultivar Yz01 chromosome 6, ASM1463336v1, whole genome shotgun sequence:
- the LOC127803120 gene encoding salicylic acid-binding protein 2-like yields MEAAAKQQKHFVLVHGACHGAWCWYKLKPLLESGGHRVTAVDLLASGVNTAAKSIQEVRSLYEYSLPLLETLKLLPEGEKVILVGHSLGGLSLALAMDKFPDKIAVAVFLTAFMPDSLHKPSYVLEQFWKRTSPEIWLDTKFESYGTPEKPLTSMFFGPKCLASSLYQLCSIEDLTLAKMLVRPGSLFLEDLASSNNLSTEGFGSVRRVFVVCDEDKAITPEFQLWMIDNTGSSVEVKEIKGADHMPMLCKPRELCDCLLEIATEHS; encoded by the exons ATGGAGGCTGCTGCCAAGCAACAGAAGCATTTTGTTCTAGTTCACGGAGCATGCCACGGCGCCTGGTGCTGGTACAAGCTCAAACCGCTGCTCGAGTCCGGCGGCCACAGGGTGACGGCGGTGGACCTGTTGGCTTCTGGCGTGAACACCGCCGCGAAGAGCATACAAGAGGTGAGGTCACTTTACGAGTACAGCCTACCGTTGCTGGAGACCTTGAAGTTGCTCCCCGAAGGCGAGAAGGTGATACTGGTAGGGCACAGCCTCGGTGGCCTCAGCCTGGCTCTTGCCATGGACAAGTTCCCCGACAAGATTGCAGTCGCCGTTTTCCTCACGGCGTTCATGCCGGATAGCCTCCACAAGCCCTCCTACGTTCTGGAGCAG TTCTGGAAGAGGACATCGCCAGAGATATGGTTGGACACTAAGTTTGAAAGCTATGGAACTCCAGAAAAGCCTCTTACATCAATGTTCTTTGGTCCCAAGTGCCTGGCTTCTAGCCTGTACCAACTCTGCTCCATTGAA GATCTGACGCTAGCGAAGATGTTGGTAAGGCCAGGATCTTTGTTTCTGGAGGATTTGGCAAGTTCTAATAACTTGTCGACTGAAGGCTTTGGATCAGTGAGGCGGGTTTTTGTTGTGTGCGACGAGGATAAAGCTATAACTCCAGAGTTCCAACTCTGGATGATCGATAACACTGGGTCCTCGGTCGAGGTCAAGGAAATTAAGGGTGCAGATCATATGCCAATGCTATGCAAGCCTCGAGAACTATGCGATTGTCTCTTGGAGATTGCTACTGAGCACAGCTAA